The following nucleotide sequence is from Glycine max cultivar Williams 82 chromosome 9, Glycine_max_v4.0, whole genome shotgun sequence.
ATTCTCTCAATCACCTCTATTGGTCCCCTCCCTTTTCATCGTCAACATCCAACACCATTGCAGGTAATTGGGAGATGTAGAAATAATAATACTAGAAAATAATAGCATTTACCCTAAATATAATCTATGATAAAATCAATGGCATTTAAAAGAATTCCTAACATACAAGTATGGTCCGGCCACTATACGCtagaatatatataaagttCAGAAAACTTCTTATTTTGATTCCCAACAAAAGCAACACCACCATGGGATATTGAACTGTAGAAATAATTATAAGCATTTTAAAAGTTATCATCATTATCATAAATACTAGGACTTGATGACAACGGCTATGTACGTCTCAAAAgatgtaattttctttaattgagGGACAGGGGGAGAGAAAATTGATCCAATATAACAGTAAGGAGTTCATCTGGCACTGATTATAGAATTATGGACAGTAATTACTTGAAACGTCAAAGACCAGCACATGAGCccaaaaaaaacaagaacaaggCCGGTCATTTGTAAGTTTGACATTCTAACATCCAGGTATCAAAGTTCCAAAAGCATGTTAACATCATTGACATAAAGCCAAAGATAACACCCAAAAAACATAGGTACAATTGGCCGGGAGCTTTGGAAGACAGGAGTTAAACAGAAAATCTGGATACCACTAAAAAGGAAAGTTTGGACCACGCCCTCTCCTATTGTAGCCATAACCCCTTCCCCAATTATTTGCGCCCCTGAAATCCGCACCCCGTCCAGCACCAGAAGTAAAATTAGGCCTCTGCTGGAAACTGTCAGATGTCTGAAAAGGAAACAGATAAACAATACATCAAATATTACATTGTAGTTTAAGGATAATTTCATACCCTGCAATTTCAGTTCTTAATGTGTTTGCTGACCTCAGTATCCTGTTTCATTCTCTCAGAGAAAAGATTTGGTCCACTCCTTGATCCACCAGTCGAAGAGTTGCAAGAAATTGTATCAAAAAAGTCATCTTTCTTGTATCCAGTCTGCAAGGAAAGGCAAGAATATAAGATCCATTCAAGTTCGAACAATTTTCAATAGTGCCAAAAACCACATGCTTCACAACTTTCAAAACAAAAGCAAATTCTTATCAAATGGAAACATTATGAGTCCTACCTTAGGGTTCGGTATCACCCCAGGACATTCTCTGTCACCCAAACTAAGAGAAGCATTATCCTCCACTCCCTCTATTTTTGTGATTGCCTTTCCAAAAGAACCCCATACtacattttttttgaacttttcatTGATGGCCTCAATATCAAACTCTTCAGTGTATTGTAGAGCTGGGAGAGAAGCATTATCCACTCCCTCAATTTTTGTGGTTGCCTTTCCAAAAGAACCCCATACtacattttttttgaacttttcatTGATGGCCTCTAAATCAGACTCTTCAGTGTATTGTGGAGCTGTGCATGGAAGCTGCAAAAATCAACAACACACCAATACTATCATATTTacatgtatataaataaatataaataactatacAAAGAAAGGGAGCCAATGCATGACACTTAGTGGGGTTTGGAGAGGACAGATATATGCAGTTTTACCCCCTGCGACCTCCAGTTCAGAAGGCACCAATCTTATGGTTGTGCCAAGTCTTGCCctcattatataattaattatattaaatttaaatatttgtccctgtaataataattattatttaatatttaaatatcttcCATAGTTTTCTAACATGTGATCTGGTAGTCACATGCTTCTAGTTGTGGAAACTGCCCCTCTACTCACAACTCACAAGTGAAGAGACTATGTACATTTGAGACTCATGCATAAAGCCACCTTTTTAGGTTAGGTaatcaaatttatccaaattGGTAAAATAACATTAACTTTCCAATCGTACAATGAAAAATATCAAAGTAGGTCAAAAAATGGTAAAATGAACAGTAGTGAATACTCTATCAAAGTTTGCAGATTTTTTGTCCTGATGAGTTATTGGCACATGCAAAACCCCAGCAGACTAAGATGCATGCAAATGCAACCCACAAAAGTTTGACTTAAATACCTATATTTATGcctaatttgaaagaaaaaagtgcAGCTTCCAGATGCGACTCTGAAAACAAGAAATATTCTTCTATATATTCTAGGAAACAGTCTTCACAAATCAATCAgactacttaaaatttaacactaCTTGAGAAAAGTGCAACTCGTAATATTAAGCAATTTACATGTTAACTAACAACCAGAGAAGTGAGTGAACAACAATAAAGTTTTGTACAATTTTACAAGCACAGCCCAATAGGCAAAGCTATGTTAGTCTGTTAATTTGGTATATGGGCAAGGCATGAATTTTTAACAATCTATATcaaatttccattttatttCCCATCACTCAAAAATGCAGAATTGTAGGTTTGAGGTAAGAATTCCCGTATCTATTACAGTCCCATCCACATCCCATAAGATCTTCAATTCAATCCAGagtccaaacaacattattattACAATTACAAATGAACAGAAAAGCAAGTAAGGTTGAGCCATTcctgataaaatttaaattattctttatgCTCCAGTTGGTATTAAGAAACACATTATGTACAACAATGTGCATGCAATTGTGTTTTCAAAAACAGACCAACAAGCCATAACAAAATATTTGCACCACCCCATAAAGAgcatatgataaaaaatttctaacCTTTTGCACTGAAGTTGGTAGTGGAAGCAGTGGTGCCTGAGATGCTGGAGAAGGCATTAATGCAGAGGAACCAGAGGATGTTAGAGTCAGAGAACCCATATCCTTCTGAGTAGGATTCAAATGAGTTAAAGACAATAACTGTTCTCTAGGATAAGCAAATTGATCTGGGGTTAATAAAGATGGTGCTGTTGGCAAGGAACCTGAAGTAGAATCAACAAATGAAGGAGCTGAACGATGGACAGAATGTTGAGGATGAATTGACCTTGGGTCAGGACAAATGTTTCCAGATATTTGAGCTTGAATAGAATTTATGTCTTGGAGCGTTGAAGAAAACTGAGGCATGTTTGATCCATCAAAAGTCATGGATGCAGAATATGATACAGGTGGCTTAGTAGACAAAAGGGATGGAATATCAAGAGAATCAGAATTTTTTAAAGAGGTAAGAGAAGGTGGATGAGTCTGATTTACGAGAGAAGCCATGGCAGAAGATACAGGTAGACCATAGTCTGATAAAGCTGTCCATCCCCCTTTTATAGGTACCTGAGTTTCTGCATTTTGCATCTGATTCTGCACAGCTAAGGATGCTGCCAGTGATGGGGGTTGACGAGAACTAGATTGTAGCAGAGAATGAGAACTACTGCTAGATATCCGACTGGGTCCTTGCCAATCCATTGCTGCAAAAAAAGATGGATGACTAGCAACTTGAGTAGCAGCAGATGAATTTGAAGGTCCCGGCTGAGTTACAGACTGATGAGAAGGCAACCCAGCAGGAAAGGCTTTACTGGATATTGCAGGGCTATCTTGCCTTTGAATTGATTCTGTCAAACTTCTACCACCAACTGAGGCCACTGGAGAACTTAGCAACCCAACCACTGGAGAACTTAGCAACCCAGAATATTCCGACTGAGAAGGAAAAGAGATAAatgatttaaaagaaatagTATAGTCATTGATAAGTAGATGAGTtcaaaatacaatttattttgTACTGTCCTTAAACACAGGTACCTGAATAATAGCTGGATCACTAAAAACCTGCTCTTCTAATTTGGAAGATGGGGCGGGGAACTTGATCTGCAAATTCTGAAATGGTGAAATTCATAAAAACATGCACAGCTTAGAAAAGTATATCTGGCATGCATAAAGGACAAGTTCTTGTGACCAAATGGTAGTTATGTTGCTACTGATATGGATTCATGTTACATTATGTAGAGACAAAATAAGTCAGTAGCTTAAGATTACTATTTTGTGGAGTGCATTCCATTTGTCTACTCTTAATTGTTCTAGACTTTCAGATTAGATTTGTTCATTCTGAAGTTCTCAAAACATCACTACATATAGAACTTAATCTTCATCTGTTTATGTCAAGCAAAACTTCAAATAAAGAAACTCCACTCCATACAGAACTGAATCATCATCCACTATGGTAGAATTTATCTGTCTAGCAAAACTCAAAGGAGAGATTTGATCAATCAAATTTCCTTATAATTTCTCCAACAAACTTTTAAATGGCCATAAAGTCATCAATCACCCCCTCTCGCAACTAATGAAGAACAAGCATACCAGATAAGCCATTAGTTTGAAATTAGGAAGGTGAACTCTTAATGAGAACAAatgagaggaaaagaaaaaacaatcttGTCGGTGAGGGTTTTATTATATGGCACATCAGTCATCACTGACCAAAACATGATCAACCTAAAGAGGAAAATTTGTATAAAAGAAAGATCACAATTCACAAGCACCCAAAATCTATCAATTACACCAAAACCTATGAGTTTGAGCAATATTGCAATTGAAAACAATGCACATCAACAGAAATGTCTTCTATTATGAGAAAGATTATGTTTAATGGAAACTTGCTGATGAATAATGATAAGGAAAGacattaaaagtttaaaatcccaATAACAGACCattcataattatattgatattttagAACCCTGAAACCAAGATATATAACAGTTATACAACAACATCAACCAAGCCTTATTCAACTAGGTGGGGTGAGATACTTCAAAGCAATAATCAGAAACGTACCCAATATTTCACATATTATATATCAGTTAAATAACAAAACTATAATTACCTTAATATTATTTCCTCGGAAAAGAATGTATTCATAAACCATATAACTTGGAGGAACTTGTGGACCATCTTTTCTTCTCCCCTCTGTTCCATAGGATCTAACTGCAATCTCATATCACAAGGATTTCCATGTTAGAAAGAAACTTTCACATTAAACAATTACTACTATCAGGAGAATGGGACTAAGCTAGGATTGCCACATAATAAACTCATCTTAGGGTTACAAACTAATTAGCTGaatatttaatatcaattttaattccATGCATAAATAATGCGTAAgcatatatatttcaaattattcCAAGCAGACAAGGATACTCATACCATAGCTTACCTGCATAAATGCCTATTGAATCAATACATACTATCAAAAATCAATAGCTCATAACTCGgctgtttatttcatttaaagaaAATGCTGCTGAGGTGTACAAATACCCAATTGCCCATAAGGCAGTGATACATGAAGCCTTTAGCAAGATTtgtaatatagtattttttttcatgactGAGGCAAAATTTAATCATCATCAGTGGAATGGGTGAAATGGAAGAGGTAACATTTAAGTATTAGTTTATCAGAACAAGAAACCATGTTTTCCATAATGTAAAGAAATCATCATAGGTCCCTGTCCTTCCAGGTTTACTCTTAGATTGTGGGCTTAAGGCCTGACTCAACTTCACAAAACCAACTTATAAGGTCAGGACTGCTCAAGCCTTGTAAGCTCTATTTAAGCCATATCTTTAGTTGATGTGGGACTAAGCACCATCCATGAGGCTGCAATTAAGACAACCCTCAAAGAGGCTGCAACTAAGATGGGCTAAGGGTGACTGGCAGCTTTCCAATATTTACAAATTGAATAGAGGTGGAAATGCTAGCATGAGTACCCTACAAAAGATGGTGTAGAGTGCAGACAACAAATTGTGGATATCATCAGTCTAAAATGTAATAGGATTCAGGCAAGCCAAATTGTCGAAAGGAAGAACTATATGAGTTTACTTGATTGTGTTGTACATTCTGCCATAGGAACTAGGACAATGACAATGACAGCGGCTCACggttcaaaattatataaaaaaagaaagcagaAGTATGCCATCATCAACCTATTAATTCTGCAATCTCCATCCATCATCAGCATTTTAGGCATAAAGTCAGTACAAATAACCTAAACAAATTCTATTATACGTATTTCCAAATAGTATCACCAAGGTTTTAAAATAGGGTCCGCAACCAGGGTTTTGGCTGCAACAGTAAGGTTTTTGGAGTGTTGTTGCAGTCGCATCAGCCACATTTGTTCATAGCATCTCCCAgccgcaatttaaaacctttcaTCACCATTCACCAGCACGCTCCATTTCTGGAGTCTGGAGCAGCAGATTGTGCATTATCTTGGGTTCTAATTCCATTGTCAACCCAAACATACTCAATGACTGAATGGCATTCCTCTTGGCTAAATCTTTCAGCTCAAGAAAAGTACTTTATCCATTGATATCTTCTGAGACATTTCATTTCAAACAAACTGAATAGCCACGATCGCTCCAACCatatatttatccttttttccAATTCAAATACCATCTTACTTCTAAGCTAAACCTAACATTCCATCATGAAACAGACGTTAAAGAAACATTTCTCATCGTATCAATTCCAGCGTCAGAAAACGAAGCTCTAAATCATCCAAATTAACCAAACAAGGCACCGCGGCACCATCAAAAGAAAATCGCAAAATGAAAGATACGGTGGTTCCGTTGCACATTTACGTAAACGGCGGGCGAACGTACCGTCCTTCAAGCCGATGATGGAATCTTGAATGTTGAAGAAATAGAGAACGCCCTCGTAGCGAATCTCGCACTTGGAAATCAAGCATATGAAGCAACCAATGAAGGATTCCAGGTTCGCGCAGGATACAGTCGCCATGCGGCGTAGCAACAATGTGGAAGCAGTGGTTCGGAAATCAAAGCGGAAGCAGGTGGAGGGAAAATGAAGGGAGAATTTGGGAGGTGTTACGAATCTTCTAACGTTAGGGTTTATCTCTCCCTCGCTCGCTCGCTCTCTCAATCGATCGGTGGCTTAAACTTCTAAACGGTTGTCTTTCGCGCGTGTGTTGCTTTTGCAGAGCAAAATTAGTATTTATGGGTCGCAAACAGGAAGACACTCCTTGCTTGCTAGGCGATAAAAAGCGGGCTTTCCTTCCCTTCAAATAAAAGTTGACTAAATATACAATTAATACGtgtatttcttaaaatacatttttgggGAGCCAccatgaatttttaattttaaatataattaaatctttgattgataattaattaaataatcaatcaaaagaattcaagtTTATGGAACTCCAAGATAATCCCACTTAAAAGTCATAAGTCTTAATTACagtagttgaaaaaaaaaacaatatgatTATGCATGtattgaatttttataaaaaaaaaactaaaaactaggaattgtgtatgattttgatatagatTTTTGTTAATAAGTGGTTAAGTGTAATAAAATGGTTTAATTAACTCATCAGGGttatattttaactttagaTGGATGGAAAGAGATGAGATCAAATagatttgtttttgaaataaaatataataaagtatAGTATAATATATGGAATATAAATcttatttcattatttgaatATGTCAAGGTGCATTTGTTGGGTGTGGGCTCTTTTTATGtggaaaaaaatccaaaataaaattacatttcagtTGTTTAAGTGGAGAGGGGTTAAATAAGAGTATTGAGAAAGATTccaatttaaatacataataacTACAAAATTTAAGAGATGAAGAGGGAGCACCATTTTTACAATTTCATAAGATAATAATTGTAAAACCGCATTGCTACCTTGTTAATAGATAGATTAGGCCAATTGTCAGCAAAATAGGACATCTTGTTCTTTAAATTGAACAAttgaattgttaatttgttgtttgtgaTGGAAGATATTAAGCTCACATAGCATACAAATTTTATAgttctttcatctttttttttatcctctaTTTGCAAGATTCTTGCATTAGTTATTTGATTGGCCATTGAGCACAACTTGTATGGTTGTTTAGAACTTTGTTGTAcacattttcttataattataattggagCTTGATTGTGTGATTTGTGTCCATGATTTTTACCTATCACATTAAAGGGATTCCATGTTAAGATCTTAAGGTATCTTAACTTAtttgtgctattcaatttttttccataTTATGTTGTTATTCACAATTTCTTGTAAATGAATGAGTTTCATTGCTCATTGCCTTGGTGTTTTCCTTTCATTAGAATGATATCATAACTCTTTGACTTTGGAGTTGTTTAACTTGCATGTTGAGGGCAAATACAAATTAGTCTATTTGAATCACATTGATTATTACTTGTGGAAATGGTGAAACTAAAGGGTTTCTATTTGTAAAAGATATGTGTATCCTCATGTTTGTTACTCATTAGCTAAATTTCAAGCTTGATGAAAAATGGGAtcttaaacacacaaaaaaactaTCACTACTACAACAATAGTTTTCTAAGTCGATTTTTTAGGACATTCTACAACAGTTTTCACCTGTCTTAAAAATGGGTGTTGTAAAATGGTTCACCTTATACTAAAACGATTTTGGACCCGTCTTAGAAAGGAATGTATACtaataactgtcttagaatattTCTTCCTTCGAAGGCTGTTTTAGGTCCTAACCCATCTTAGTAAACTcgattttctaagacggttatttcgataaccgtcttagaatgttatagatactaagacggttattggtttaatcgtcttagaatgtaagaAACATATttgactttctaagacggtcattCGCACAACCGTCAtagaatattataaatactaaGACGATTGTTGGcctaaccgtcttagaatgtaggaATCGTATTTGACTTTTTAAGACAATCATtgtataac
It contains:
- the LOC102665425 gene encoding protein decapping 5: MDWQGPSRISSSSSHSLLQSSSRQPPSLAASLAVQNQMQNAETQVPIKGGWTALSDYGLPVSSAMASLVNQTHPPSLTSLKNSDSLDIPSLLSTKPPVSYSASMTFDGSNMPQFSSTLQDINSIQAQISGNICPDPRSIHPQHSVHRSAPSFVDSTSGSLPTAPSLLTPDQFAYPREQLLSLTHLNPTQKDMGSLTLTSSGSSALMPSPASQAPLLPLPTSVQKLPCTAPQYTEESDLEAINEKFKKNVVWGSFGKATTKIEGVDNASLPALQYTEEFDIEAINEKFKKNVVWGSFGKAITKIEGVEDNASLSLGDRECPGVIPNPKTGYKKDDFFDTISCNSSTGGSRSGPNLFSERMKQDTETSDSFQQRPNFTSGAGRGADFRGANNWGRGYGYNRRGRGPNFPF